The Streptomyces laurentii genome contains a region encoding:
- a CDS encoding hypothetical protein (identified by MetaGeneAnnotator; putative;~sequence version:1), translated as MSSCLTAHLLDIEATRALVGSNDEQLLATIRAEFARDLARDDDWFSDQIEQGAPTALDALTAVVRGGPYDAVDEHAFQYGYAYKRLCTLTGSFLDNSSFCPFRGDWLETVDEGLKALRITAVSVADLGYYGGVPAGIPTYDLPRSGEWTHEECVAALEQFERTKRDGHAPPLESYVVDAIRDVVGWLEHAAARPGYGVIGFVS; from the coding sequence ATGAGTTCTTGCCTGACCGCACATCTGCTGGACATCGAGGCCACCCGGGCCCTGGTCGGATCGAACGACGAGCAGCTGCTCGCGACCATCCGCGCCGAGTTCGCCCGCGACCTGGCCCGCGACGACGACTGGTTCTCCGACCAGATCGAGCAGGGCGCGCCCACCGCGCTCGACGCGCTGACCGCCGTGGTGCGCGGCGGGCCCTACGACGCGGTTGACGAGCACGCCTTCCAGTACGGCTACGCGTACAAGCGGCTCTGCACGCTGACCGGCTCCTTCCTGGACAACTCCTCCTTCTGTCCGTTCCGCGGCGACTGGCTGGAGACCGTGGACGAGGGGCTGAAGGCGCTGCGGATCACGGCGGTGTCGGTGGCGGACCTCGGTTACTACGGCGGCGTGCCGGCCGGCATACCCACCTACGATCTGCCGCGCTCCGGCGAGTGGACGCACGAGGAGTGCGTGGCCGCGCTGGAGCAGTTCGAGCGGACCAAGCGGGACGGGCACGCGCCGCCGCTGGAGTCGTACGTCGTGGACGCGATCAGGGACGTCGTCGGCTGGCTCGAACATGCCGCCGCCCGCCCCGGATACGGCGTGATCGGTTTCGTCTCCTGA
- a CDS encoding regulatory protein (ATP binding site [chemical binding];~G-X-G motif;~Histidine kinase-like ATPase domain; pfam13581;~Histidine kinase-like ATPases; This family includes several ATP-binding proteins for example: histidine kinase, DNA gyrase B, topoisomerases, heat shock protein HSP90, phytochrome-like ATPases and DNA mismatch repair proteins; cd00075;~Mg2+ binding site [ion binding];~identified by MetaGeneAnnotator; putative;~regulatory protein [Streptomyces sp. Mg1]) — protein sequence MADHQEATLTLPSDPASVPAARRHVAEVLSSWGLDETGEAAAALLLMVSELTTNAVQHTLGRSPAFTVGLYLDRHERLRIGVTDSHPRRPRRLPAAVQQDNGRGLLIIRTLAAEAGGRLSVTPTAQGGKTVWITLPWPAAAALPGRPAARERVTRGQRTRP from the coding sequence ATGGCGGACCACCAGGAGGCGACCCTCACGCTGCCGAGCGACCCGGCGTCCGTGCCCGCCGCGCGCCGTCATGTCGCGGAGGTGCTGTCCTCCTGGGGGCTCGACGAGACGGGGGAAGCGGCGGCCGCGCTGCTCCTGATGGTCTCGGAACTGACGACCAACGCCGTCCAGCACACACTCGGCCGGTCGCCGGCCTTCACGGTCGGCCTGTACCTCGACCGGCACGAGCGGCTGCGGATCGGCGTGACCGACAGCCATCCCCGCCGGCCCCGGCGGCTCCCCGCGGCCGTCCAGCAGGACAACGGGCGCGGCCTGCTGATCATCCGCACCCTGGCCGCCGAGGCCGGCGGCCGGCTGTCGGTGACGCCGACGGCCCAGGGCGGCAAGACGGTGTGGATCACCCTGCCCTGGCCCGCCGCCGCCGCTCTCCCAGGCCGGCCCGCGGCCCGGGAGAGAGTGACACGCGGTCAGCGCACCCGTCCGTAG
- a CDS encoding non-ribosomal peptide synthetase (identified by MetaGeneAnnotator; putative;~sequence version:1) encodes MVVRPAPGAFQDRLLSSPAGRQNPATAATGRPAGSGGIVVAGIALFVMGLGVTGWGTMYAFNLRGAVDKAVTRRNAVRAVTATRTMNLGLTEPSRFGPWFFRLMGAVMLPGGLFLALVGLVIASLEN; translated from the coding sequence GTGGTCGTCCGCCCGGCGCCGGGCGCGTTCCAAGATCGCTTGCTCTCCTCCCCGGCGGGGCGGCAGAATCCGGCGACGGCCGCCACGGGGCGGCCCGCCGGGAGCGGAGGAATCGTGGTCGCGGGAATCGCGCTGTTCGTCATGGGGCTGGGCGTCACCGGCTGGGGAACCATGTACGCCTTCAATCTGCGCGGCGCGGTGGACAAGGCCGTGACCCGGCGCAACGCCGTACGGGCGGTGACCGCGACGCGCACGATGAACCTGGGCCTGACCGAGCCCTCCCGGTTCGGGCCGTGGTTCTTCCGGCTGATGGGGGCCGTCATGCTGCCCGGCGGCCTGTTTCTCGCACTCGTCGGCCTGGTGATCGCGTCCCTGGAGAACTGA
- a CDS encoding 8-amino-7-oxononanoate synthase (8-amino-7-oxononanoate synthase [Streptomyces cattleya NRRL 8057 = DSM46488];~8-amino-7-oxononanoate synthase; Reviewed;~Aminotransferase class I and II; pfam00155;~catalytic residue [active];~identified by MetaGeneAnnotator; putative;~pyridoxal 5'-phosphate binding pocket [chemical binding]) has product MPPYAADPGALRPRDPEHAPEPAPERDRTKAVGEAPDPRSAAFDWTGDAAARRAEAGLVRTLRPRAAESPLLDLASNDYLGLTRRPQVTEAAADAARRWGAGATGSRLVTGSTRLHARLERELAEFCGFEAALVFSSGYAANLAALTALSDRDGLIVSDTANHASIVDGCRLARAETAVVPHTDPAAVAKTLAAHPGRRALVVSDSVFSVDGDRAPLGALAAACRDHGAGLVVDDAHGLGVLGDGGRGALHAAGLAGAPDVVATLTLSKSLGSQGGAVLGPARVIEHLVNTARTFIFDTGLAPAAAGAALASLRLIAAEPGLAARARMVAATLHRRLTEAGLSAARPDAAVVSVRAPGPAEALRWAADCREQGLFVGCFRPPSVPDGISRLRLTARADLTDGQIGQAVTTILRLAPAGAR; this is encoded by the coding sequence ATGCCGCCGTACGCCGCCGACCCCGGCGCCCTGCGCCCGCGGGACCCGGAGCACGCCCCCGAACCGGCCCCCGAGCGGGACCGGACAAAGGCCGTAGGGGAGGCGCCGGATCCGCGTTCGGCCGCCTTCGACTGGACCGGGGACGCCGCCGCGCGGCGGGCCGAGGCGGGCCTGGTGCGCACCCTGCGCCCGCGCGCCGCCGAGTCCCCGCTCCTCGACCTCGCGAGCAACGACTACCTCGGGCTGACCCGCCGCCCCCAGGTCACCGAGGCGGCGGCGGACGCGGCCCGCCGCTGGGGCGCGGGCGCCACCGGCTCCCGGCTGGTCACCGGCTCCACCCGGCTGCACGCCCGGCTGGAACGCGAACTCGCCGAATTCTGCGGCTTCGAGGCGGCCCTGGTCTTCTCCTCCGGCTACGCGGCGAACCTGGCGGCCCTCACCGCGCTGTCGGACCGCGACGGGCTGATCGTCTCCGACACCGCCAACCACGCGTCGATCGTCGACGGCTGCCGCCTGGCGCGCGCCGAGACCGCCGTCGTCCCGCACACCGACCCGGCGGCCGTCGCCAAGACGCTCGCCGCGCACCCCGGACGCCGGGCCCTCGTGGTCAGCGACTCCGTCTTCTCCGTGGACGGCGACCGGGCGCCCCTCGGCGCGCTCGCGGCCGCCTGCCGGGACCACGGTGCCGGACTGGTCGTGGACGACGCCCACGGACTCGGCGTGCTCGGCGACGGCGGGCGCGGCGCGCTGCACGCGGCGGGCCTCGCGGGCGCGCCCGACGTGGTCGCGACGCTCACCCTCTCCAAGTCGCTGGGCAGCCAGGGCGGTGCGGTGCTCGGCCCGGCCCGGGTGATCGAGCATCTGGTCAACACCGCCCGTACCTTCATCTTCGACACCGGCCTCGCCCCGGCCGCGGCGGGCGCCGCCCTCGCGAGCCTGCGCCTGATCGCCGCCGAACCGGGCCTCGCCGCCCGCGCCCGTATGGTCGCGGCGACCCTGCACCGCCGGCTCACCGAGGCGGGCCTGAGCGCCGCCCGGCCCGACGCGGCCGTGGTCTCGGTCCGCGCGCCCGGCCCGGCCGAGGCCCTGCGCTGGGCGGCCGACTGCCGCGAACAGGGCCTGTTCGTCGGCTGTTTCCGGCCCCCGTCCGTCCCCGACGGCATCTCCCGCCTGCGCCTGACGGCCCGCGCGGACCTGACCGACGGCCAGATCGGCCAGGCCGTGACGACGATCCTGCGCCTGGCCCCGGCCGGCGCCCGCTGA